The nucleotide sequence AGCAACGGGTGCGGTCGCAAGATGTTGGTCGCGCGTGAGCAGCTTGCAGCCGAGGCCCTCGGCGAGGGCAACATACGTCGCATCATAGGCGGTGAGGTTGGCGCGGAGTGTCCAGATGCGCGGAAGAAGGGACTCGTGCCCGTACCGCGTTATGGGAAACTGGGACAAGAGCGTGACGGCGAGAAGGGCGCGTCGAGAAGGGCGCGTCGAGAAGGGCGCGTCGAGAAGGGCGCGTCGAGAAGGGCGCGTCGAGAAGGGCGCGTCGAGAAGGGCGCGTCGAGAAGGGCGCGTCGAGAAGGGCGCGTCGAG is from Gemmatimonadaceae bacterium and encodes:
- a CDS encoding type II toxin-antitoxin system VapC family toxin; this encodes LDAPFSTRPSRRALLDAPFSTRPSRRALLDAPFSTRPSRRALLAVTLLSQFPITRYGHESLLPRIWTLRANLTAYDATYVALAEGLGCKLLTRDQHLATAPVARNVAELL